A region from the Janthinobacterium agaricidamnosum genome encodes:
- a CDS encoding Csu type fimbrial protein yields MLRVISPRFTAAASVVLAATALLPGYADAAVYLNGSNTTTFDVTLKIIANCTIAAANLDFGQSQGVLATAVNVNTTVNVTCTNTTPYNVGLTAGTGTGSSGTTRYLSGTGGNLGTVQFNLFQTAGSTLWGDTQGTNTVGGTGNGASQPLTVYGNIPPQATPAPDTYKSTITATVYF; encoded by the coding sequence ATGTTGCGAGTTATTTCACCCCGCTTCACCGCTGCCGCCAGTGTCGTCCTTGCCGCGACGGCCCTCCTGCCTGGCTACGCCGATGCCGCCGTGTATCTGAACGGCAGCAATACCACGACCTTTGACGTGACCCTGAAAATCATCGCCAACTGCACCATTGCGGCTGCCAATCTCGACTTTGGCCAAAGTCAGGGCGTACTGGCTACTGCCGTGAACGTCAATACGACCGTGAATGTCACCTGCACCAATACCACGCCGTACAACGTGGGCTTGACGGCGGGTACGGGCACGGGCTCAAGCGGCACCACGCGCTATCTGAGCGGCACGGGCGGCAACCTGGGGACGGTGCAATTCAACCTGTTCCAGACGGCCGGCAGCACCTTGTGGGGCGATACGCAGGGCACGAATACCGTCGGCGGCACCGGCAACGGCGCGTCGCAGCCGCTCACGGTGTACGGCAACATTCCGCCGCAGGCGACGCCGGCGCCTGATACCTACAAGTCGACCATCACGGCCACCGTGTACTTTTAA
- a CDS encoding fimbrial biogenesis chaperone: MNAGSMSLLKSVLALLACCAAGANGANLQISPVTLNLRAAQNAAGINLQNLGDQAIYGQVRVFAWDQRDGEEVLAPTQELVASPPIVEIAANSRQTIRLVRAQAGPVAQEKTYRVLIDEISREDDAGRSGVDIRLRYSVPVFVLPAAAPGKEVLDWQVFRERGEWMLRIKNSGNVHAQIGAMTLTNQAGKEFAVSKGLFGYVLAERMRVWRLPVAREAELDGPLSIAVNVNAKALIAKNSTP, encoded by the coding sequence GTGAACGCCGGTTCGATGTCGCTGCTGAAAAGCGTACTGGCGCTGCTGGCCTGCTGCGCCGCCGGCGCGAACGGCGCCAATTTGCAGATTTCGCCGGTGACGCTCAATTTGCGCGCCGCTCAGAATGCCGCGGGTATCAACTTGCAAAATCTCGGCGACCAAGCCATCTACGGGCAGGTGCGGGTGTTCGCCTGGGACCAGCGCGATGGCGAAGAAGTGCTGGCGCCGACGCAGGAGCTGGTGGCCAGTCCGCCGATCGTCGAAATCGCCGCCAACAGCCGGCAGACCATCCGCCTCGTGCGTGCCCAGGCTGGCCCTGTCGCGCAGGAAAAGACGTATCGCGTGCTCATCGATGAAATCAGCCGCGAGGATGATGCGGGTCGCAGCGGCGTCGATATCCGCCTGCGCTATTCTGTGCCCGTTTTCGTGCTGCCGGCCGCTGCGCCGGGCAAGGAAGTGCTCGACTGGCAAGTCTTCCGCGAGCGGGGCGAGTGGATGTTGCGTATCAAGAACAGCGGCAATGTCCATGCGCAGATCGGGGCGATGACGTTGACGAACCAGGCGGGCAAGGAGTTTGCCGTCAGCAAGGGGCTGTTTGGTTATGTCCTGGCCGAACGCATGCGCGTATGGCGCCTGCCCGTCGCCAGGGAGGCCGAACTGGATGGGCCGTTGAGTATTGCGGTCAATGTGAATGCGAAGGCGCTCATTGCCAAGAATTCGACACCTTGA
- a CDS encoding fimbria/pilus outer membrane usher protein, producing MKRALAALLLLVMAPLARADGAAAVTGADPGPASLPTDPAAPNELYLEVSVNAVSTGLILRFTQVGKTLRSSVANLQQLGLDPARLVAPGQTEVALDAVPGLSYEYDAARQSVSLQVTDDLRAPYRIDARLAAQTPPSRVTPGAVLDYEAYAELGRTRRAAIFNDLRYFNDSGVFSHTGTVNLGGDQRKYMRFDTFWSHADPETLQTWQVGDLISSSLSWSRAVRVGGVQWRKNFQLRPDLLTFPVASVDGTALVPSSLSLYVNGVQQYAASVPSGPFVLNQVAGINGAGQATLITRDALGRSVTTVLPLYVDTRMLASGLSDYSVEAGAVRRDYGRRLFGYERQLLASASGRHGVSDSFTIEGHAELAAGLYQAGAGALVRLGQAGVLSGSLSASAGRSRGAQLGAGYQYVGPSFSVDAYSVRASAGFGDLASRDGSPVVRAADRVTVSLPLPAGSSISSSYIGYRTPGAPSSKLATLGYSATLFHGLFLNASLFQDLRQREKRGFYVGLSMAFDNNLAISTSGSRQNGESGRSVSAQRAADFGGGVGWNLQAGTVGRNAYRQAQVEYLGNNGRVNARTQSGGMGNASSLGAAGALVLMDGHVEAARQVGSGFALVSTGGVGNIPVLHENRQIGVTDRGGYLLVPNLNPYGNNQISIATDELDVDARVPVTNMNVVPQQLAGVLAAFPVERYSAATVIVQGADGKPLATGLPVLHVQSGKQTVMGFDGMVFVDDLLEQNQLQVGEGDSACTVGFAYVRPAAGGLPVIGPLRCAAAGAGGGR from the coding sequence ATGAAACGCGCGCTGGCAGCGTTGCTGTTGCTGGTCATGGCGCCGCTGGCCAGGGCCGATGGCGCGGCAGCCGTGACGGGCGCCGATCCGGGGCCGGCCAGCTTGCCCACCGATCCGGCGGCGCCGAATGAACTGTATCTGGAGGTAAGTGTGAATGCTGTTTCAACCGGGCTGATCTTGCGTTTTACCCAGGTGGGCAAAACCTTGCGCAGCAGTGTGGCGAACTTGCAGCAGCTGGGGCTGGACCCGGCGCGCCTGGTCGCGCCCGGTCAGACCGAGGTGGCGCTCGATGCGGTTCCGGGACTCAGCTATGAATATGATGCGGCGCGCCAGAGCGTGTCGCTGCAGGTGACGGACGACTTGCGCGCGCCGTACCGCATCGATGCGCGCCTGGCGGCGCAGACGCCGCCGTCGCGCGTCACGCCCGGCGCCGTGCTCGATTACGAAGCCTATGCGGAACTGGGCCGGACACGGCGCGCGGCCATCTTCAACGACTTGCGCTATTTCAATGACAGCGGCGTGTTCAGCCATACCGGTACCGTGAACCTGGGGGGAGACCAGCGCAAGTACATGCGCTTTGACACCTTCTGGAGCCATGCCGATCCCGAGACCCTGCAAACGTGGCAAGTGGGCGACCTGATCTCCTCATCGCTCAGCTGGAGCCGCGCCGTGCGCGTGGGCGGCGTGCAGTGGCGCAAGAACTTCCAGCTGCGCCCGGACCTGCTGACCTTTCCCGTCGCCTCCGTCGATGGCACGGCGCTCGTACCTTCGTCGCTGAGCCTGTATGTGAATGGCGTGCAGCAATATGCTGCCAGCGTGCCCAGCGGTCCGTTTGTGCTGAACCAGGTGGCCGGCATCAATGGCGCGGGACAAGCCACCCTCATCACGCGCGATGCCCTGGGGCGCAGCGTGACGACCGTGCTGCCCCTGTATGTCGACACGCGCATGCTGGCCAGCGGCTTGAGCGATTACTCGGTCGAGGCGGGCGCCGTGCGGCGCGACTATGGCCGCCGCCTGTTCGGCTACGAGCGGCAACTGCTTGCCAGCGCTTCCGGCCGCCATGGCGTCAGCGACAGCTTCACCATCGAAGGCCATGCGGAACTGGCTGCCGGCCTGTACCAGGCGGGGGCGGGCGCGCTGGTGCGGCTGGGCCAGGCGGGCGTGCTCAGCGGCTCGCTGTCGGCCAGCGCCGGCCGCAGCCGTGGTGCGCAGCTGGGCGCCGGGTACCAATATGTGGGGCCAAGCTTCAGCGTCGATGCGTACAGCGTGCGCGCCAGCGCCGGGTTTGGCGACCTCGCTTCGCGTGATGGCAGCCCCGTGGTGCGCGCGGCGGACCGCGTCACCGTGAGCCTGCCTTTGCCGGCGGGAAGCAGTATCAGCAGCAGTTATATCGGCTACCGCACGCCCGGCGCACCGTCATCGAAGCTGGCCACCTTGGGCTATTCGGCGACCCTGTTTCACGGCCTGTTCCTGAACGCCAGCCTGTTCCAGGATTTGCGGCAACGCGAGAAGCGGGGCTTTTATGTCGGCTTGAGCATGGCCTTCGACAACAATCTGGCCATCAGCACGAGCGGCAGCCGGCAAAACGGCGAGAGCGGCCGCAGCGTCAGCGCGCAGCGCGCGGCGGACTTTGGCGGCGGTGTCGGCTGGAACTTGCAGGCTGGCACGGTGGGCCGCAATGCCTATCGGCAAGCGCAAGTGGAATACCTGGGCAATAACGGCCGCGTGAATGCGCGCACGCAAAGCGGCGGCATGGGCAATGCCTCCTCGCTGGGCGCGGCCGGCGCGCTGGTGCTGATGGATGGGCATGTCGAGGCGGCGCGCCAGGTGGGCAGCGGTTTTGCGCTGGTGTCCACTGGCGGTGTGGGCAATATTCCCGTGTTGCATGAAAACCGCCAGATCGGCGTGACGGACAGGGGCGGCTATCTGCTGGTACCGAATTTGAATCCTTATGGCAATAACCAGATCAGCATCGCCACGGATGAGCTCGACGTTGACGCGCGCGTGCCCGTGACCAATATGAATGTCGTGCCGCAACAGCTGGCGGGCGTGCTGGCCGCCTTTCCCGTCGAACGCTACAGCGCCGCCACCGTCATCGTGCAAGGCGCCGACGGCAAGCCGCTGGCCACGGGCTTGCCCGTGCTGCATGTGCAAAGCGGCAAGCAGACGGTCATGGGATTTGACGGCATGGTGTTCGTCGACGATCTGCTCGAGCAGAATCAGCTGCAAGTCGGCGAGGGCGACAGCGCATGCACGGTAGGTTTTGCCTATGTGCGTCCTGCCGCGGGCGGCTTGCCCGTGATCGGGCCGCTGCGCTGCGCTGCCGCCGGCGCCGGGGGAGGCCGCTGA
- a CDS encoding Csu type fimbrial protein produces the protein MRRLLPCLTLLLGCAWGGAAQAADTCTVSMTNIDFGAVSPISGSDYVAQATGTFSCLFSSLNLGQLLTPNAQVCISLGLGTNSTSALPRKLGNGSNRMEYNVYVDNSYATAKIWGGAGVAGAPSTFGIILSAGLLAPPGTYSTTFTVYARIPAGTALAAVPTAANANTVYTSSFAGQGTYTYTTYGLVNLFGCTASSGSFGFAVNATAVNDCTIAASPMAFANASILTGNLRSTSTLSVRCVNNNAYQIALNGGSVAANVANRQMKNIVTTDKVSYLLSSTLDGPLWGDGTSGTSMVTGTGTGASVPLTIYGRVPAQVSPRPGDYKDTVTATIYF, from the coding sequence ATGCGCCGCCTGCTGCCATGTCTGACCCTGCTGCTGGGATGCGCCTGGGGCGGCGCGGCGCAGGCGGCCGATACCTGCACGGTGAGCATGACGAATATCGATTTCGGCGCCGTCAGCCCGATTTCCGGCAGCGATTACGTGGCGCAGGCAACGGGCACCTTCAGCTGCCTGTTTTCGTCGCTGAACCTGGGGCAGTTGCTCACGCCCAACGCACAAGTGTGCATCTCGCTGGGGCTGGGCACGAATTCCACCTCGGCCCTGCCGCGCAAGCTGGGCAATGGCAGCAACCGCATGGAGTACAACGTGTACGTGGACAATTCGTATGCCACGGCGAAGATCTGGGGCGGCGCCGGCGTGGCGGGCGCGCCGTCGACCTTCGGCATCATTTTGTCGGCCGGCTTGCTGGCCCCGCCCGGCACGTATTCCACCACCTTTACCGTGTATGCCAGGATACCCGCTGGCACGGCCCTGGCCGCCGTGCCCACGGCCGCCAATGCCAATACGGTGTACACGTCGAGCTTTGCCGGCCAGGGCACCTACACCTACACCACGTATGGCCTCGTCAACCTGTTTGGCTGCACGGCCAGCAGCGGCAGCTTCGGTTTCGCGGTCAATGCCACGGCCGTCAACGACTGCACCATCGCGGCCAGTCCGATGGCATTCGCGAACGCTTCCATCCTGACGGGCAACTTGCGCAGCACCAGTACCTTGTCCGTGCGCTGCGTGAACAACAATGCCTACCAGATTGCCCTGAACGGCGGCAGCGTGGCGGCCAACGTGGCGAACCGGCAAATGAAAAACATTGTAACGACGGACAAGGTCAGCTACCTGCTGTCGTCGACGCTCGATGGCCCGCTCTGGGGCGATGGCACGTCAGGCACCAGCATGGTGACAGGCACGGGCACGGGCGCCAGCGTGCCGCTGACGATTTACGGCCGCGTGCCGGCGCAGGTGTCGCCGCGCCCCGGCGACTACAAGGACACGGTGACGGCAACGATATATTTTTAG
- a CDS encoding winged helix-turn-helix transcriptional regulator, giving the protein MKHTNFNNLPCPIARSLGKVGEWWSILILREAFYGKTRFDEFEKSLKIAPTILTRRLADLVEGGLMTRRLYCAKPPRYDYVLTKSGRAFKPVLLAFIAWGNENFAPEGASLVIASRDTGLAADPVLVDATTGLPINDEYYAFAPGPAASDSMRSIILDAEKSSGIAPKPKAPAANRGWVAEGHLV; this is encoded by the coding sequence ATGAAACATACCAACTTTAATAATTTGCCTTGCCCGATTGCGCGCAGCCTGGGCAAGGTCGGCGAATGGTGGAGCATCCTCATCCTGCGCGAAGCGTTTTATGGCAAGACGCGCTTCGACGAATTTGAAAAAAGCCTCAAGATCGCGCCCACTATCCTGACGCGCCGCCTGGCCGACCTGGTGGAAGGGGGCTTGATGACGCGCCGCCTGTATTGCGCCAAGCCGCCCCGCTACGACTATGTGCTGACCAAGTCCGGGCGCGCCTTCAAGCCCGTCCTGCTGGCGTTTATCGCCTGGGGCAATGAAAACTTCGCGCCCGAAGGCGCCAGCCTCGTCATCGCCAGCCGCGACACGGGCTTGGCCGCCGATCCGGTGCTGGTCGACGCCACGACGGGCTTGCCCATCAATGATGAGTATTACGCGTTCGCGCCAGGGCCTGCCGCCAGCGACAGCATGCGCAGCATCATCCTCGATGCGGAAAAAAGCAGCGGCATCGCGCCCAAGCCGAAGGCGCCAGCAGCCAATCGCGGCTGGGTGGCGGAGGGGCATCTGGTCTGA
- a CDS encoding CHRD domain-containing protein — protein MTTLPQHLRRAATVLALAALLGACSHGPHHPGGHDVTLTGAQEVPANTSTATGSSNIRVAHDRSVSGGVRYTGMVATVAHIHEAPAGVNGPVIVPLVKTAEGMFAVPPNTMLTPPQYASYQAGNLYVNVHSAAYPAGEIRAQLKP, from the coding sequence ATGACCACATTGCCGCAACACCTACGCCGCGCCGCCACTGTGCTGGCGCTGGCCGCCCTGCTGGGCGCCTGTTCCCATGGCCCGCATCACCCGGGCGGCCATGACGTCACCCTGACGGGCGCGCAGGAAGTGCCGGCCAATACCAGCACGGCCACCGGCAGCAGCAATATCCGCGTCGCGCACGACCGCAGCGTCAGCGGGGGCGTGCGCTACACGGGCATGGTGGCCACCGTCGCGCATATCCATGAAGCGCCGGCGGGCGTCAACGGCCCCGTCATCGTGCCGCTGGTGAAAACCGCCGAAGGCATGTTTGCCGTGCCGCCGAACACCATGCTGACGCCGCCCCAGTATGCGAGCTACCAGGCCGGCAACCTGTATGTGAACGTGCACAGCGCGGCCTACCCGGCCGGCGAAATCCGCGCCCAGCTCAAGCCATAG
- a CDS encoding AEC family transporter — protein sequence MLTILAITFPFFALVLCGYLAVRRMLLPLAAIGGLNSFVLYFALPCMLYRFGAATPVAQLLDASVFGVYLLCALIMVGVTTAMTLSHRIDWNNAAFGALVAAFPNTGFMGVPLLLTLLGPRSSGPVIVTIVVDMLMTSSLCIALSRIGSGGAHGCRAAVVNAMKGMAGNPMPWAIVLGALSSWLELALPKPLTQTVGLLADAASPVALFTIGAVLARSQMSTSDPAPLGEYVPVALKKLLLHPLLVWGIGHAAIALGAPLDPFALTCMVLVACLPSASNVALLSERFGANTARIARIILVSTALSFLTFSAAVSWLA from the coding sequence ATGCTGACCATCCTTGCCATCACCTTTCCCTTCTTCGCCCTGGTGCTGTGCGGCTATCTGGCCGTGCGGCGCATGCTGCTGCCGCTGGCCGCCATCGGCGGCTTGAACAGTTTTGTCCTGTACTTCGCGCTGCCGTGCATGCTGTACCGCTTCGGCGCCGCCACGCCCGTCGCGCAACTGCTCGACGCCAGCGTGTTCGGCGTCTATCTGCTGTGCGCCCTGATCATGGTGGGCGTCACCACGGCCATGACCCTGAGCCACCGCATCGACTGGAACAATGCTGCCTTCGGCGCGCTGGTGGCGGCCTTCCCGAACACGGGCTTCATGGGCGTGCCCCTGCTATTGACCTTGCTCGGACCCCGTTCCTCGGGCCCCGTCATCGTCACCATCGTCGTCGACATGCTCATGACCAGCTCGCTGTGCATCGCCCTGTCGCGCATCGGCAGCGGCGGCGCGCACGGCTGCCGCGCCGCCGTCGTCAACGCCATGAAGGGCATGGCGGGCAACCCGATGCCGTGGGCGATCGTGCTCGGTGCCCTGTCGTCGTGGCTGGAACTGGCCTTGCCCAAGCCTTTGACGCAGACGGTGGGCCTGCTGGCCGATGCCGCCTCTCCCGTTGCCCTGTTTACCATCGGCGCCGTGCTGGCCCGTTCGCAGATGAGCACGAGCGACCCGGCGCCGCTGGGAGAATATGTGCCCGTGGCGCTGAAAAAACTGCTGCTGCATCCGCTGCTGGTGTGGGGCATCGGCCACGCGGCCATCGCGCTCGGTGCGCCGCTCGATCCGTTCGCGCTGACCTGCATGGTGCTGGTGGCGTGCCTGCCCAGCGCCAGCAACGTCGCGTTGCTGTCGGAACGCTTCGGTGCGAACACGGCGCGCATCGCCCGCATCATTTTAGTGTCGACGGCGCTGTCGTTTTTGACGTTTTCGGCGGCCGTCAGCTGGCTGGCGTGA
- a CDS encoding FMN-binding negative transcriptional regulator, with protein MYTPSTFREERLDVLHGLIDSHPLGALVRHGADGLCADHLPFEIAAPTLDAPFGILRAHVARANPLWRAAGGSDDALVIFQGPHAYITPAWYAEKQRSGKEVPTFNYAVVHAHGPLRAIDDAAWLLGLVERLTARHEADQAAPWKVGDAPAGYIDKLLKAIVGIEIPLTRLEGKWKLGQNRSMQDQASMAHGLALDHHPGPAQALGALIAANVTPAS; from the coding sequence ATGTACACGCCCTCCACCTTCCGCGAAGAGCGCCTCGACGTGCTGCATGGCCTGATCGATAGTCACCCGCTGGGCGCGCTGGTGCGCCACGGTGCCGATGGCTTGTGCGCCGACCATCTGCCGTTCGAGATCGCCGCGCCCACGCTTGATGCGCCATTCGGCATCCTGCGCGCCCACGTGGCGCGCGCCAACCCGCTGTGGCGCGCTGCCGGCGGGAGCGACGACGCACTGGTGATCTTCCAGGGGCCGCACGCCTACATCACGCCCGCCTGGTATGCGGAAAAGCAGCGCAGCGGCAAGGAAGTCCCCACCTTTAACTATGCGGTGGTGCATGCGCACGGCCCCCTGCGCGCCATCGACGATGCGGCATGGCTGCTGGGATTGGTGGAGCGGCTGACGGCGCGCCATGAGGCGGATCAAGCCGCGCCGTGGAAGGTGGGCGACGCGCCGGCCGGCTATATCGACAAGCTATTGAAAGCCATCGTCGGCATCGAGATTCCCCTCACGCGCCTGGAAGGAAAATGGAAGCTGGGACAGAACCGCAGCATGCAGGACCAGGCCAGCATGGCGCACGGCCTGGCGCTTGATCATCACCCCGGCCCGGCGCAGGCGCTGGGCGCGCTGATCGCCGCCAACGTCACGCCAGCCAGCTGA
- a CDS encoding OsmC family protein, which yields MHQFFATVAWQRDGQDFAGQRYSRGHEWQFDGGLTVPASSSPLSVPLPMSVAENIDPEEALVAATSSCHMLFFLSLAAQRGVVIDDYRDDAVGELGKNAQGRLAMTRIVLRPRIAFAGTPPSPDALAALHHDAHERCYIANSLAADVVVQGAA from the coding sequence ATGCATCAGTTTTTCGCCACCGTGGCCTGGCAGCGCGACGGCCAGGATTTCGCCGGCCAGCGCTACAGCCGCGGCCATGAATGGCAGTTCGACGGCGGCCTGACGGTCCCCGCCTCGTCGTCGCCCCTGTCCGTGCCGCTGCCGATGTCGGTGGCGGAAAACATCGACCCGGAAGAGGCGCTGGTGGCCGCCACGTCGAGCTGCCACATGCTGTTCTTCCTGTCGCTGGCGGCCCAGCGCGGCGTCGTCATCGACGACTACCGCGACGATGCCGTCGGCGAACTGGGCAAGAATGCACAAGGCCGCCTGGCCATGACGCGCATCGTGCTGCGTCCGCGCATCGCCTTCGCGGGAACGCCGCCCTCGCCAGATGCCTTGGCCGCCCTGCACCACGATGCGCACGAGCGCTGCTACATCGCCAATTCGCTGGCAGCCGACGTCGTCGTGCAAGGAGCCGCCTAG
- a CDS encoding PLP-dependent aminotransferase family protein: MPASHLNQLIAALPLQRGASEPLFRQLYAAIKAAVLDGRMSPGMQLPPTRDFCRLLAVSRQTVLNAYALLTAEGYLDGAVGRGTFVSREVPLPVPPAAAPGLLRPLSARGQGVVTAMRQVAFHRGPLRAFRVGMPRIDHFPFDVWNRLEARRRRRPDHQFGYGDPAGYLPLRELLCVYLKASRGVQCTPQQIVITSGSQQALFLLSTILLAPGDAAWMESPGYRGASGPLRAAGACVFPVPVDAQGLDVAYGVAHCPQAKLAYVTPSHQMPLGVSMSLPRRLALLAWAAHNKAWLVEDDYDSEYRYSGAPLASLQSLDRAGCVVYVGTLSKVLFPGLRLGYMVAPPALAEALVQAKAVMDRHTAIVPQMALADFIAEGHFGRHIRRTRDSNAERRDLLVRGLAHELGDQLACGPADSGLELCAYFRGDHDEEAVSRAGLARGIELRPLGHYADPAAGPECATPPGLLLGFAAIPPAEMAHGLQELGRILRGR, from the coding sequence ATGCCAGCTTCCCACCTGAACCAGCTTATCGCCGCCTTGCCGCTGCAGCGCGGCGCCAGCGAACCGCTGTTCCGCCAGCTGTATGCGGCCATCAAGGCGGCCGTCCTCGACGGGCGCATGAGCCCCGGCATGCAGCTGCCGCCCACGCGCGATTTTTGCCGCCTGCTGGCCGTGTCGCGCCAGACGGTGCTCAATGCGTATGCGCTGCTGACGGCCGAAGGCTACCTCGATGGTGCCGTCGGGCGCGGCACCTTTGTCAGCCGCGAGGTGCCGCTGCCTGTGCCGCCGGCAGCTGCGCCCGGCCTGCTGCGGCCCCTGTCGGCGCGCGGGCAGGGCGTGGTGACGGCCATGCGCCAGGTGGCCTTCCACCGGGGGCCGCTGCGCGCCTTCCGCGTCGGCATGCCGCGTATCGACCATTTTCCATTTGATGTGTGGAACCGCCTGGAAGCGCGGCGCAGGCGCCGGCCCGACCACCAGTTCGGCTACGGCGACCCGGCCGGCTACCTGCCGCTGCGCGAACTGCTGTGCGTGTACCTGAAGGCGTCGCGCGGCGTCCAGTGCACGCCGCAGCAAATCGTCATCACGTCCGGTTCGCAGCAGGCGCTGTTCCTGCTGTCGACCATCCTGCTGGCGCCCGGCGACGCCGCCTGGATGGAGTCGCCCGGCTACCGGGGCGCCAGCGGCCCGCTGCGCGCGGCCGGCGCGTGCGTGTTTCCCGTCCCCGTCGATGCGCAGGGGCTGGACGTGGCCTACGGCGTGGCGCACTGCCCGCAGGCGAAGCTGGCCTACGTGACGCCGTCGCATCAGATGCCGCTGGGCGTGAGCATGAGTTTGCCCCGCCGCCTGGCCCTGCTGGCCTGGGCCGCGCACAATAAAGCCTGGCTGGTGGAAGACGATTACGACAGCGAATACCGCTACTCGGGCGCGCCGCTGGCGTCGCTGCAAAGCCTGGACCGGGCCGGCTGCGTGGTCTACGTGGGCACCCTGTCGAAAGTGTTGTTTCCCGGCCTGCGCCTCGGTTACATGGTGGCGCCGCCCGCGCTGGCCGAGGCGCTGGTGCAGGCCAAGGCCGTGATGGACCGGCACACGGCCATCGTGCCGCAGATGGCGCTGGCCGACTTCATTGCCGAAGGCCACTTTGGCCGGCATATCCGCCGCACGCGCGACAGCAATGCCGAGCGGCGCGATCTGCTGGTGCGCGGCCTGGCGCACGAACTGGGCGACCAGCTCGCGTGCGGCCCGGCCGACAGCGGCCTGGAACTGTGCGCGTATTTTCGCGGCGATCACGATGAGGAAGCGGTGTCGCGCGCGGGCCTGGCGCGGGGCATCGAACTGCGCCCGCTGGGACACTATGCCGACCCGGCGGCGGGGCCCGAATGCGCCACGCCGCCCGGGCTGCTGCTGGGCTTTGCGGCGATTCCCCCGGCCGAGATGGCGCACGGCTTGCAGGAGCTGGGGCGCATCCTGCGCGGCCGATAA
- a CDS encoding DNA-3-methyladenine glycosylase I, which produces MTTIRCSWANPANPRYLAYHDTEWGVPCHDERRLFEMLNLEGAQAGLSWETILNKRDTYRAAFDDWDAEKIAAYGPDKVAQLLADPGIVRNRLKVAAAITNAQAYLRLRAEGQTLDSFLWAYVDGQPIVNNWQPGEFPAKTALSDKLSKDLLKRGFKFVGSTIIYAYMQGIGMVNDHAPACFCRAGR; this is translated from the coding sequence ATGACCACCATCCGCTGCTCCTGGGCCAATCCGGCCAATCCCCGCTACCTTGCGTATCACGACACGGAATGGGGCGTGCCTTGCCACGACGAGCGCCGGCTGTTCGAGATGCTGAACCTGGAAGGCGCGCAGGCTGGCCTGAGCTGGGAAACCATTCTCAACAAGCGCGACACCTACCGCGCCGCTTTTGACGACTGGGATGCGGAAAAGATCGCCGCATATGGCCCGGACAAGGTGGCGCAGCTGCTGGCGGACCCCGGCATCGTGCGCAACCGCCTGAAGGTGGCGGCCGCCATCACGAATGCCCAAGCCTATTTGCGCCTGCGCGCGGAAGGGCAGACCCTGGACAGCTTTTTGTGGGCGTATGTCGACGGCCAGCCCATCGTCAACAACTGGCAGCCGGGCGAGTTTCCCGCCAAGACGGCCCTGTCCGACAAACTGTCGAAAGACTTGCTCAAGCGTGGCTTCAAGTTCGTCGGCTCGACCATCATCTACGCCTACATGCAGGGCATCGGCATGGTCAACGACCACGCGCCCGCCTGCTTTTGCCGCGCGGGGCGCTGA